A genomic segment from Syntrophotalea acetylenivorans encodes:
- the mrcB gene encoding penicillin-binding protein 1B, translated as MKVFNFLKFGKKTRRKKNTRNSRRLTKRKFLLTALLAVLLLVVMYVVCLDYTVRTRFEGRRFALPARVYARPLELYAGLKLTPAKLVAELELLGYREAGLPREPGSYRWRNQQVDLVTRPFTHGDGPQESISLRVTFSGGQVEALQGRKDNAVIELLRLDPALIGGIYPGNNEDRVLVRLEEVPQRLVDALIAVEDVRYFSHRGIDPRGIARALVMTVSGKSVQGGSTLTQQLVKNFFLTAERTVRRKLNEMIMALLLEMHYSKEEILETYLNEVYLGQDGNRAIHGFGLASSFFFDKPLMQIDLTEAALLVGMLKGPAYYSPRRHPQRALDRRNLVLGEMAEADFITDQELLAGRIMPLGVVERPPRGTSPYPAFLSLIHRQLRRDYRDEDLRSEGLQIFTTLDPWVQRAAENALNKQLKRLEQGRGIAADSLQGALLVTDAQNGEVQAVVGGRDPRFEGFNRALDAQRPIGSLIKPVVFLTALQQPQKYTLATLLDDSPLLLQQPGTEDWQPQNYDKEFHGQVPLHTALAHSYNVSTARLGLELGVPSVMDNLRRLGVDREQPGYAASLLGADTFSPLEVAQLYQTLASGGFRTPLRAIREVLTFTGQPLQRYPLDVEQVVDASSNYLVTAALQEVVQKGTAKGLHRYLPKDLGIAGKTGTTDDFRDSWFAGFSGDRLGVVWVGRDDNEPAGLTGASGAMTVWAEMMAGLGLEPLLLPVPDNIERVWVESSSGLRSAAGCPDAIELPFIVGSAPTESAPCGPGSGGNSIKSWFERIFK; from the coding sequence GTGAAAGTTTTCAATTTTCTGAAATTCGGGAAAAAGACCCGTCGCAAAAAGAACACCAGGAACAGCCGACGTCTGACAAAACGAAAGTTTTTGCTGACGGCTTTGCTTGCCGTGTTGTTGCTGGTTGTTATGTATGTTGTCTGTCTCGACTATACGGTACGGACCCGTTTTGAAGGCCGCCGTTTCGCCCTGCCGGCCCGGGTCTATGCCCGCCCTCTAGAGCTCTATGCAGGTCTTAAATTGACGCCGGCAAAACTGGTTGCCGAACTGGAGTTGCTCGGTTATCGGGAGGCGGGGCTTCCCCGTGAGCCGGGTAGCTATCGCTGGCGAAACCAGCAGGTGGACCTGGTGACGCGGCCCTTTACCCATGGGGACGGTCCTCAGGAGTCGATTTCTCTGAGAGTGACTTTTTCCGGTGGTCAGGTGGAGGCTCTGCAGGGACGGAAAGACAATGCCGTCATTGAACTGTTACGTCTTGATCCGGCCCTGATCGGCGGGATTTATCCGGGGAATAATGAAGATCGGGTATTGGTGCGTCTCGAGGAGGTGCCACAACGGCTGGTCGATGCTTTGATCGCAGTGGAAGATGTGCGTTATTTTTCACATCGGGGCATCGATCCGCGGGGCATCGCCCGGGCTCTTGTCATGACCGTCAGCGGCAAGAGCGTGCAAGGGGGCAGTACTCTGACCCAGCAGCTGGTCAAGAACTTTTTTCTGACTGCTGAGCGCACCGTGCGTCGCAAGCTCAATGAAATGATCATGGCACTATTGCTCGAGATGCATTACAGCAAGGAGGAGATCCTCGAGACCTATCTTAACGAGGTCTACCTTGGCCAGGATGGTAACCGGGCCATTCACGGTTTTGGCCTGGCCAGTTCCTTTTTTTTCGATAAGCCGCTGATGCAGATCGATCTGACCGAAGCGGCCTTGCTGGTGGGAATGCTCAAAGGGCCCGCCTATTACAGCCCTCGGCGTCATCCGCAACGGGCTCTGGATCGGCGCAACCTGGTGCTGGGGGAGATGGCGGAGGCCGATTTTATAACCGATCAGGAGTTGCTGGCCGGTCGCATCATGCCGTTAGGGGTGGTCGAACGCCCGCCGCGGGGAACTTCGCCCTATCCGGCCTTTTTAAGTTTAATTCATCGCCAGTTACGTCGTGACTATCGCGACGAAGATTTGCGCTCGGAAGGCCTGCAGATTTTTACCACCCTCGATCCCTGGGTGCAGCGGGCTGCCGAGAATGCCTTAAACAAGCAGCTGAAGCGGTTGGAGCAGGGCCGTGGCATTGCGGCGGATAGTCTGCAAGGCGCGCTGCTGGTGACCGATGCGCAAAATGGCGAGGTACAAGCGGTGGTTGGCGGACGTGATCCCCGATTCGAAGGATTCAACCGGGCTCTCGATGCTCAACGTCCCATCGGTTCATTGATTAAACCGGTAGTTTTTCTCACCGCCTTGCAGCAACCCCAAAAATACACCCTGGCCACCTTGCTGGACGATAGTCCCTTATTGCTGCAACAACCGGGCACCGAGGACTGGCAGCCTCAGAACTACGATAAAGAGTTTCATGGGCAGGTGCCGCTGCACACGGCTCTGGCTCATTCTTATAATGTCTCCACCGCCCGCCTTGGCCTTGAACTCGGAGTGCCGTCGGTGATGGACAATCTGCGTCGGCTTGGCGTCGACCGGGAACAGCCGGGCTATGCTGCCAGCCTGCTCGGTGCCGACACTTTTTCTCCTTTGGAGGTGGCGCAGCTCTACCAAACCCTGGCCAGTGGTGGCTTCCGCACCCCGCTGCGAGCGATTCGCGAAGTGTTGACCTTTACCGGTCAGCCGTTACAGCGTTATCCGCTGGACGTCGAGCAGGTCGTTGATGCATCTTCCAATTACCTGGTAACGGCAGCCCTGCAGGAAGTGGTGCAGAAGGGCACGGCTAAAGGTTTGCATCGTTATCTGCCGAAGGATTTGGGTATTGCCGGCAAGACCGGTACCACCGATGATTTTCGGGATAGCTGGTTCGCCGGCTTCAGTGGCGATCGGTTGGGGGTGGTTTGGGTCGGTCGCGACGACAATGAGCCGGCTGGTCTGACCGGAGCCAGCGGTGCGATGACTGTCTGGGCGGAGATGATGGCCGGTCTGGGTCTTGAGCCGCTGCTTCTTCCGGTGCCGGATAATATAGAGAGAGTCTGGGTTGAGTCCTCGTCGGGCCTGCGCAGTGCCGCCGGCTGCCCCGATGCCATCGAGCTGCCTTTTATCGTCGGATCGGCGCCTACCGAATCGGCCCCATGCGGGCCGGGTTCAGGCGGCAATTCAATCAAAAGCTGGTTTGAAAGGATCTTTAAATAA
- a CDS encoding tetratricopeptide repeat protein translates to MRALRPVVPMVLVLLLASCAVVPQTRTRPVASSNPAVLSLLDRAHKQSAAGELEQAGASLERALRIEPRNALLWQELARVRLDLGLYRQAESLAAKSNGFAADNRTLRGENWRIIGQARSGQGDYRGAQDAFDRAEKQ, encoded by the coding sequence ATGAGAGCGTTGCGCCCTGTTGTTCCCATGGTTTTGGTTCTGCTATTGGCCAGTTGTGCGGTGGTGCCGCAGACCCGGACCCGGCCAGTTGCTTCCAGTAACCCGGCGGTCCTATCCCTGCTGGACAGAGCCCATAAACAGAGTGCAGCCGGTGAGTTAGAGCAGGCCGGAGCCAGTCTCGAACGAGCCCTTCGCATCGAGCCGCGTAATGCTTTGCTTTGGCAGGAACTGGCCCGGGTTCGCCTTGATCTTGGCCTCTACCGGCAGGCGGAGAGTTTAGCCGCTAAATCGAACGGCTTTGCCGCTGATAACCGTACCCTGCGGGGAGAAAACTGGCGCATCATCGGACAGGCACGAAGCGGCCAGGGAGACTATCGCGGAGCTCAAGATGCTTTTGATCGGGCTGAAAAGCAATAA
- a CDS encoding Cache 3/Cache 2 fusion domain-containing protein, translating to MKIRTKITGMAMLLVLLTAISIFGVALYQKKILARNVGTEVEQFVRSETKRVAQDVYFMCRAIEESLDQMITQGLKVAMELAVRRGHLAFDDTVSFTWQAVNQFSGESHQVALPKVRYNGHWLGYNTDFAMPTPLVDEVSELQGVTCTVFQRINETGDMLRVATTVPNLDGSRAIGTYIPRYNPDGSSNPVIETLLRGEVFSGRAYVVNNWYQTGYQPLWDASESRVIGALYVGKKHDSVASLRRVIQDIVIGKSGYVAAIGAKGEQRGKYLISKGGQRDGEDVFKGDDLSLKSFRSIIDKAPNLGSDQPGKAIPTLYYKYPWQNPGETQPRRKSATIAYFEPWDWVIMVTAYNDDYADIRQRMASPLAHMIEWIAWVAAVVIVLSLLIGYYVTRGIVRPLDEAVAVFDRIGQGQLNQQLNVAGQDEIGQLSRSFNQMVVNLKEVTASRDELNHEIIERKLSETKLKRYKDHLEELVAERTTELNQTNQRLQQDIMLREEAEGLLRESQQMLQLVLDYIPQYVFWKDCDSVYLGCNRNFARAAGVETPQELVGKTDYDLPWTKEEADFYRECDHRVIESETPELHIAESQLQANGKQVWIDTNKIPLRNGKGQVVGILGTYEDITERKLTEERDQQYRAFFENNCAVMLLIDPESGAIVAANSAACSFYGYSKKELSRMKISDINALPPDQVFQAMESINSGQQRCFHFCHRLANGTIRDVEVFSSPHTIRGKKLLFSIVHDITDRKKAESSLRQSEEKLREANGELEAFAYTVSHDLRTPLTVILGFAELLQKSLQDRLEEQELKGLALIYESGTKMVELMEDLLALARAGQIERPAKPVNTEEVVSDVVCGLGELTTETGVSVTVDELPALRVPRTLLAQIFHNLIGNAMRYGSKPGDIIEVGGERMGKKVRLYVRDYGPGIPEEERSRIFEVFYRGTTRKNEKGTGIGLATVQKIARTFDGRAWVEETPGGGSTFWAEIIDPPTDTPDK from the coding sequence ATGAAGATCAGGACAAAAATAACCGGAATGGCGATGCTGTTGGTCCTTTTGACTGCTATCTCCATTTTCGGTGTCGCATTATATCAAAAAAAGATTCTAGCGCGGAATGTCGGCACGGAAGTCGAGCAATTCGTGCGCAGCGAAACCAAAAGGGTGGCCCAGGATGTTTATTTCATGTGCCGGGCCATTGAAGAATCTCTGGACCAGATGATCACCCAGGGACTAAAGGTGGCCATGGAACTCGCTGTCCGCCGGGGACATTTAGCCTTCGATGACACTGTTTCATTCACATGGCAGGCGGTCAATCAATTTTCCGGGGAAAGCCATCAGGTGGCATTGCCGAAGGTACGTTACAACGGCCATTGGCTTGGATACAATACAGACTTTGCTATGCCGACTCCCCTTGTTGACGAGGTGTCTGAGCTTCAAGGGGTAACCTGTACCGTGTTTCAGCGCATTAACGAAACGGGGGACATGCTGCGTGTCGCCACCACGGTTCCCAACCTGGACGGCAGTCGCGCCATAGGCACATATATTCCCCGCTACAATCCTGACGGTTCGTCCAATCCGGTAATCGAAACGCTGTTGCGGGGGGAGGTGTTTTCCGGGCGCGCCTATGTCGTCAACAACTGGTATCAAACCGGCTATCAACCTCTCTGGGATGCCAGCGAAAGCAGGGTTATCGGTGCCTTGTATGTAGGTAAAAAGCATGACAGCGTTGCCAGCCTCAGGCGCGTTATTCAGGATATCGTCATCGGCAAAAGCGGCTATGTGGCAGCCATTGGGGCAAAGGGCGAGCAGCGCGGAAAGTACCTCATTTCCAAGGGCGGACAGCGGGACGGGGAAGATGTTTTCAAAGGAGACGACCTGAGTCTCAAGTCTTTTCGGTCGATTATCGACAAAGCTCCCAACCTTGGCAGCGATCAGCCCGGCAAGGCGATCCCCACCCTGTATTATAAATACCCCTGGCAAAACCCCGGCGAAACCCAGCCTCGGCGTAAAAGCGCAACTATTGCCTACTTCGAGCCTTGGGACTGGGTCATTATGGTCACCGCTTATAACGATGACTATGCCGACATCCGGCAGCGCATGGCCAGTCCTTTGGCCCATATGATCGAATGGATTGCCTGGGTAGCGGCGGTCGTTATCGTCCTGTCGCTGCTGATCGGTTATTATGTCACCCGCGGCATTGTCCGGCCGTTGGATGAGGCGGTGGCGGTTTTTGATCGTATTGGCCAGGGCCAACTTAACCAGCAGCTCAATGTCGCTGGCCAGGATGAAATCGGCCAGCTCTCCCGCTCCTTCAACCAGATGGTGGTCAATCTCAAAGAGGTGACGGCTTCGCGCGATGAACTGAATCATGAAATCATCGAGCGTAAGCTCAGCGAAACGAAGCTGAAAAGATACAAAGATCATCTCGAAGAGCTGGTAGCCGAACGAACAACCGAGCTTAATCAGACAAACCAACGCCTGCAGCAGGACATCATGCTGCGCGAGGAGGCCGAGGGCCTGTTACGGGAATCGCAGCAAATGCTGCAGCTGGTCCTCGACTACATTCCCCAGTACGTCTTCTGGAAAGACTGTGATTCCGTCTACCTCGGCTGCAATCGCAACTTCGCCCGAGCCGCGGGGGTTGAGACCCCCCAGGAACTGGTCGGCAAAACCGACTATGACTTGCCCTGGACAAAAGAAGAAGCCGATTTCTACCGGGAGTGCGACCACCGGGTTATTGAATCCGAGACCCCCGAGCTTCATATTGCCGAATCACAGCTGCAGGCAAATGGCAAGCAAGTATGGATAGACACCAACAAGATTCCTTTGCGCAACGGCAAAGGCCAGGTGGTCGGTATTCTAGGCACCTACGAGGACATCACCGAACGCAAATTGACAGAAGAGCGAGATCAACAATATCGAGCATTCTTTGAGAACAATTGTGCGGTTATGCTTTTAATAGACCCGGAGAGCGGCGCCATCGTGGCTGCTAATTCGGCTGCATGTTCCTTCTATGGTTATAGCAAGAAGGAACTGTCACGAATGAAGATTTCCGATATCAACGCTCTGCCCCCGGACCAGGTTTTTCAGGCAATGGAAAGCATCAACTCGGGACAGCAGCGCTGTTTTCATTTTTGCCACCGCCTTGCCAATGGAACAATCCGCGATGTGGAAGTGTTCAGCAGTCCACATACCATACGTGGCAAAAAACTGCTTTTTTCCATCGTACACGACATCACGGACCGAAAGAAGGCCGAGAGTAGCTTGCGGCAAAGCGAGGAAAAATTGAGGGAGGCCAACGGGGAGCTGGAAGCCTTCGCCTATACCGTAAGTCATGACCTGCGCACTCCCTTGACCGTCATTCTAGGTTTCGCTGAACTTTTACAAAAAAGCTTACAAGATCGACTGGAAGAGCAGGAACTCAAAGGTTTGGCCTTAATCTATGAGTCAGGGACTAAAATGGTGGAGTTGATGGAAGATCTTCTCGCCTTAGCCAGGGCGGGGCAAATCGAGCGGCCCGCCAAACCTGTCAACACGGAAGAGGTCGTCAGTGATGTGGTGTGCGGCCTCGGCGAGTTAACCACCGAAACAGGAGTGTCCGTGACGGTTGATGAACTCCCGGCGCTGCGGGTGCCGAGGACGCTTTTGGCTCAAATTTTTCACAACCTCATAGGCAATGCGATGCGATACGGATCTAAACCGGGAGACATTATCGAGGTGGGAGGCGAGAGAATGGGCAAAAAAGTGCGTCTCTACGTTCGCGATTACGGCCCGGGAATTCCGGAAGAGGAGCGTAGTCGGATCTTTGAGGTCTTCTATCGAGGAACAACAAGAAAGAATGAAAAAGGCACAGGGATTGGCTTGGCCACGGTACAGAAGATTGCTAGAACTTTCGACGGGCGAGCCTGGGTAGAAGAAACTCCAGGCGGCGGCAGCACCTTCTGGGCGGAGATAATCGATCCTCCTACGGATACCCCTGACAAATAA
- a CDS encoding MoaD/ThiS family protein: protein MRVNVRCFGTLEKFQKGTKPWEMPLGATVNEITQIMGVKPDEVKIAFVNHREVPLNTLLHEGDEVGLSPKTGGM from the coding sequence ATGCGAGTCAACGTTAGATGTTTCGGAACTCTAGAGAAGTTTCAAAAAGGGACCAAGCCTTGGGAAATGCCGCTCGGTGCAACAGTCAATGAGATCACTCAGATTATGGGAGTCAAGCCCGACGAAGTGAAGATCGCTTTCGTCAACCACAGAGAAGTGCCGTTGAACACCCTGCTTCACGAAGGGGATGAAGTGGGCCTTTCGCCCAAGACCGGCGGTATGTAG
- the arsJ gene encoding organoarsenical effux MFS transporter ArsJ has product MTALRNYSLVTGAYWGFTLTDGALRMLVLLHFHALGYSAMQIALLFLLYELCGVVTNLVGGWIGIHFGLKVTLFSGLALQVVALSALAGLQPDWPAALSVAYVMTAQALSGVAKDLTKMSSKSAIKVLLPEGEESTLFKWVAILTGSKNALKGAGFFLGGVLLSWLGFRASLLAMAAALALVLLAAILALPKDIGRAKTKVKFFHIFAKSRNINLLSAARLFLFGSRDVWFVVGLPLFFAANLGWSHTQVGGFLALWVIGYGGVQAFAPHLLRRGLAGGTPQGGTAAAGAFSLAALTALISLGVQADLSPWLTVVAGLALFGLVFAVNSSVHSYLILAYTERDQVALNVGFYYMANAAGRLLGTLLSGLLYQIGGLPGCLWASVALVFTAGLLSLALPRRLRSSQTG; this is encoded by the coding sequence ATGACGGCCCTCCGCAACTATAGTTTGGTAACGGGTGCCTATTGGGGGTTCACCCTTACTGATGGCGCTTTGCGCATGTTGGTGCTGCTGCACTTCCATGCTCTGGGTTACAGCGCCATGCAAATCGCCCTGCTGTTTCTGCTCTACGAGCTCTGCGGGGTGGTCACCAACCTGGTAGGCGGCTGGATCGGCATCCATTTTGGGCTGAAGGTCACCCTTTTTTCCGGTCTGGCCTTGCAGGTCGTGGCTCTCTCGGCCCTTGCCGGGCTGCAGCCTGACTGGCCGGCAGCCCTTTCGGTGGCCTATGTGATGACTGCCCAGGCCCTGTCAGGCGTCGCCAAAGACCTGACTAAAATGAGCTCCAAAAGCGCCATCAAGGTTCTGCTGCCGGAAGGCGAAGAAAGCACCCTGTTCAAGTGGGTTGCTATTTTGACTGGTTCAAAAAACGCCCTTAAGGGAGCCGGCTTCTTTCTCGGCGGGGTGTTGCTGAGCTGGCTCGGCTTTCGCGCTTCGTTGCTGGCCATGGCCGCCGCTCTGGCGCTGGTGCTGTTGGCAGCGATCCTTGCCCTGCCAAAAGACATAGGCCGTGCCAAGACAAAAGTGAAATTTTTCCACATCTTTGCGAAAAGCCGCAACATCAATCTGCTTTCTGCGGCCCGTCTGTTTCTCTTCGGCTCGCGGGACGTCTGGTTTGTAGTTGGGTTACCACTCTTTTTCGCCGCTAACCTCGGCTGGAGCCATACCCAGGTCGGCGGTTTTCTTGCCCTGTGGGTGATCGGCTACGGTGGCGTGCAGGCCTTTGCCCCTCACCTGCTGCGACGCGGTCTGGCTGGCGGCACACCACAGGGAGGCACGGCAGCAGCGGGGGCCTTTTCCCTGGCGGCGCTTACCGCCCTGATATCCTTGGGAGTGCAGGCTGACCTTTCCCCCTGGTTGACGGTGGTGGCCGGACTGGCCCTTTTCGGTCTGGTATTCGCCGTCAATTCTTCGGTCCACAGCTATCTCATTCTGGCCTACACCGAAAGGGACCAGGTTGCCCTCAATGTCGGTTTCTACTACATGGCCAACGCCGCCGGGCGCCTGCTCGGCACCTTGCTTTCCGGATTACTCTACCAAATCGGTGGTCTGCCCGGTTGCCTGTGGGCTTCCGTAGCCCTGGTTTTTACCGCCGGTCTATTATCCCTGGCACTGCCGCGAAGATTGAGATCATCCCAAACCGGATAA
- a CDS encoding ArsJ-associated glyceraldehyde-3-phosphate dehydrogenase: MSIRIGINGFGRMGRLALRAAWDWPELEIVHINEIAGGAEAAAHLLEFDSVHGRWPHEIDVTDNGLCIDGQPISFSEKSTPGEVPWADYGVDVVIESSGQFRTPQLLQPYFDKGAQKVIVAAPVKEGALNIVMGVNDHLYDPQQHHLLTAASCTTNCLAPVVKVLHEQVGISHGVITTIHDMTNTQIVVDAPHKDLRRARAASMSLIPTSTGSATAITYIYPELKGKLNGHAVRVPLLTGSITDAVFEMQRPVTAEEVNDLFQDAADSYLKGILGIEYRPLVSIDFKSDPRSAIVDALSTMVVNDTQLKLYIWYDNEMGYAHRMMELCRKVANTLK; the protein is encoded by the coding sequence ATGAGCATTCGCATCGGCATTAACGGCTTTGGCCGCATGGGTCGGCTGGCCCTGCGCGCGGCCTGGGACTGGCCCGAGTTGGAAATCGTCCATATCAACGAAATTGCCGGTGGCGCCGAAGCAGCCGCTCACCTGCTGGAATTCGATTCGGTACATGGCCGCTGGCCGCATGAGATAGATGTCACCGACAATGGGCTGTGCATCGACGGTCAGCCCATCAGCTTCAGCGAAAAGTCGACCCCCGGCGAGGTCCCCTGGGCCGACTACGGAGTCGATGTGGTTATCGAATCGTCGGGTCAGTTCCGCACCCCGCAACTGCTGCAGCCCTACTTCGACAAAGGCGCACAGAAAGTCATCGTTGCAGCGCCGGTCAAAGAAGGAGCGTTGAATATCGTCATGGGCGTCAACGACCATCTTTACGACCCGCAACAACACCATCTGCTCACCGCCGCCTCTTGCACCACCAACTGTCTGGCACCGGTGGTCAAGGTGCTGCATGAGCAGGTCGGTATAAGTCACGGCGTCATTACCACCATTCATGACATGACCAACACCCAGATCGTGGTTGACGCCCCCCACAAAGATCTTCGCCGAGCGCGGGCTGCGAGCATGTCCCTGATCCCTACCAGCACCGGATCGGCCACCGCCATAACCTATATTTATCCTGAACTAAAAGGCAAACTGAATGGTCATGCAGTGCGCGTCCCGCTGCTCACCGGATCGATCACCGACGCCGTCTTCGAAATGCAGCGACCGGTCACCGCCGAAGAGGTCAATGATCTGTTTCAAGACGCGGCGGACTCTTACCTGAAAGGGATTCTCGGCATCGAGTATCGCCCCCTGGTCTCCATCGACTTTAAAAGCGACCCCCGTTCGGCCATCGTCGACGCTCTGAGCACCATGGTGGTCAACGACACGCAACTCAAACTCTACATCTGGTACGATAATGAAATGGGCTACGCCCACCGCATGATGGAGCTGTGCCGCAAGGTGGCCAACACATTAAAATGA
- a CDS encoding cold-shock protein — MVQGTVKWFNDAKGFGFIEQDNGPDVFVHFSAIEGDGFKSLAEGDRVEFEVTEGQKGPQSANVRKI, encoded by the coding sequence ATGGTACAAGGAACTGTAAAGTGGTTTAATGACGCCAAGGGATTCGGTTTTATCGAGCAGGACAACGGCCCCGACGTTTTCGTTCACTTCTCCGCTATCGAAGGCGATGGATTCAAATCCCTTGCTGAAGGTGACCGGGTTGAATTTGAAGTGACTGAAGGCCAGAAAGGTCCCCAGTCCGCCAACGTCCGTAAGATCTAA
- a CDS encoding aminotransferase class V-fold PLP-dependent enzyme, with amino-acid sequence MTIYLDNAATSHPKPEAVYLAADQTLRELGASPGRGSYRAAIDASRLLFETRLAAAKLFGISDSSRIVFTASATESLNLALLGLLNPGDRVVTTTMEHNAVLRPLEQLRRNGVEVIKASANADGFVEPAKLKNACTRETRLLVIGHCSNVSGTRQAVEEIGPWCRQQGILLLVDGAQSAGLFDLDVEAMAIDLLAVPGHKGLFGPPGTGLLYVRDGLQLRPLMVGGTGGDSTLPLPPEQLPEGLESGTANTPGLAGLKAGIEFLLETGLDTIRRHELALVKILRRELSSITGLCVHGAATMDRQGAALSFTITGQDPAAIAFALDRDYDICTRAGLHCAPEAHRSLGTFPQGTVRISPGWFNTERDIETLLAALIDQVGQP; translated from the coding sequence ATGACCATCTACCTCGACAACGCTGCCACCTCTCATCCAAAGCCCGAGGCGGTCTACCTGGCCGCAGACCAGACTCTGCGGGAACTTGGCGCCAGCCCGGGGCGGGGAAGCTATCGGGCCGCCATTGATGCGAGCAGGCTGTTGTTTGAAACTCGTCTGGCGGCTGCCAAGCTGTTCGGGATAAGCGATTCTTCGCGCATCGTGTTTACCGCCTCCGCTACCGAATCTCTCAATCTGGCTCTTTTGGGCCTACTTAACCCCGGCGACCGGGTGGTAACCACCACCATGGAACACAATGCCGTGTTGCGTCCCCTCGAGCAACTGCGCCGCAATGGCGTTGAGGTGATCAAGGCTTCCGCCAATGCTGACGGCTTCGTCGAACCGGCAAAGCTTAAGAATGCCTGTACGCGTGAAACAAGGCTGCTGGTGATCGGTCACTGTTCCAACGTCAGCGGCACCCGCCAGGCCGTCGAAGAAATAGGGCCCTGGTGCCGGCAACAGGGCATTCTGCTGCTGGTCGATGGGGCACAGAGCGCCGGCCTGTTCGATCTCGACGTCGAGGCGATGGCCATCGACCTGCTCGCCGTGCCCGGCCACAAGGGACTGTTCGGTCCCCCCGGCACCGGACTACTCTATGTACGAGATGGCCTGCAGCTGCGGCCGCTGATGGTCGGCGGCACCGGAGGCGACTCCACTTTGCCCCTGCCACCGGAACAACTTCCAGAAGGCCTCGAAAGCGGCACCGCCAACACCCCGGGCCTGGCCGGCCTGAAAGCCGGCATTGAGTTCCTGTTGGAAACCGGCCTTGACACCATTCGCAGGCACGAACTGGCCCTGGTCAAAATCCTGCGCCGGGAACTGTCGTCCATTACCGGCCTATGCGTCCACGGCGCCGCCACTATGGACCGCCAGGGAGCTGCCCTGTCCTTCACGATCACCGGCCAGGATCCTGCCGCTATTGCTTTCGCCCTTGATCGCGACTACGATATCTGCACCCGCGCCGGCCTGCACTGCGCCCCCGAGGCCCATCGCAGTCTCGGAACCTTTCCCCAGGGCACGGTGCGCATCAGCCCCGGTTGGTTCAACACCGAACGAGACATCGAAACCCTGCTAGCCGCACTAATTGATCAGGTTGGCCAACCTTAA
- a CDS encoding DUF3343 domain-containing protein translates to MIREQDYVALFHSIHKVLAAEKILKEQSVDFLLIPAPSELSSACGLAIRFAPELALEIGSILSDADLTPAELFVRDGAGFRKL, encoded by the coding sequence ATGATTCGGGAACAGGACTACGTTGCCCTTTTTCACTCCATACATAAGGTTTTGGCGGCGGAAAAAATACTTAAGGAGCAATCTGTCGATTTTCTTCTTATTCCCGCCCCCAGTGAATTAAGCTCGGCTTGCGGCCTGGCCATTCGCTTTGCGCCGGAACTGGCCCTTGAAATCGGAAGTATTTTATCCGATGCAGATTTGACGCCCGCTGAACTTTTCGTCCGCGATGGAGCTGGTTTCCGCAAACTCTAA
- the nadA gene encoding quinolinate synthase NadA — translation MNQETLKQEIRQLAAERNALILAHNYQRDEIQEIADITGDSLGLSMEAARTDKDVIVFCGVHFMAESAAILAPDKTVLLPRADAGCPMADMITAEGLRKMKQRFPDATVVSYVNSTAATKAETDICCTSANAVKVVKSLDAKEIIFAPDRNLGRYVASFVPEKTFHLWQGFCPSHENLLVEDVKKAKAEHPDAPFIAHPECSPEVLELADHICSTSGMYEYVNTFPSKKFIIGTEMGILYRMRKENPDKEFILASEALICPNMKLISLEDLHASLKTLTPVITVPEEIRTRAKTSLDRMLDVPRD, via the coding sequence ATGAATCAGGAAACCCTCAAACAAGAAATCCGTCAACTGGCGGCCGAACGCAACGCTCTGATCCTGGCCCACAACTACCAACGGGATGAAATCCAGGAAATCGCCGACATTACCGGCGACTCCCTGGGGTTGTCCATGGAAGCCGCCCGCACCGACAAAGATGTCATAGTCTTCTGCGGCGTCCATTTTATGGCCGAAAGCGCTGCCATCCTTGCCCCCGACAAAACCGTATTGCTGCCCCGTGCCGACGCCGGCTGCCCCATGGCGGACATGATCACCGCCGAAGGGCTGAGGAAGATGAAGCAGCGCTTTCCCGACGCCACCGTAGTGAGCTACGTCAACAGTACCGCGGCGACCAAGGCCGAAACAGACATCTGCTGCACCAGCGCCAACGCGGTCAAGGTGGTCAAGTCCTTGGACGCCAAGGAAATCATCTTCGCTCCCGACCGTAACCTGGGACGCTATGTGGCCTCTTTCGTTCCGGAAAAAACTTTCCATCTCTGGCAGGGGTTCTGCCCCAGCCACGAAAATCTGCTGGTAGAAGATGTCAAGAAGGCCAAGGCCGAACACCCCGATGCACCCTTTATCGCTCATCCCGAGTGCAGCCCCGAGGTACTGGAACTGGCCGACCATATCTGTTCAACCAGCGGCATGTACGAGTATGTAAACACTTTCCCCTCGAAAAAGTTCATCATCGGCACAGAAATGGGTATCCTCTACCGCATGCGCAAGGAAAACCCGGATAAGGAATTCATTCTGGCCAGCGAGGCACTGATCTGTCCCAATATGAAATTGATCTCGCTTGAGGACCTGCACGCCAGCCTCAAAACCCTTACGCCGGTGATCACCGTACCGGAAGAGATTCGCACGCGGGCCAAGACCTCGCTCGACCGTATGCTGGACGTACCCAGAGACTGA